One window from the genome of Bacteroidota bacterium encodes:
- a CDS encoding cytochrome c family protein, producing the protein MSSFIDYLLRIRLPIVIFVALASFVTTYYVSRAERDGVGYAPDQPINFSHKLHAGTMKIDCQYCHTGVEKTRFASIPSAAVCMNCHTQARTDRPEIIKLTEYYKAGKPIPWKRIHRTAEYAYFNHSVHVSKGIDCKSCHGDVANMDKVSQVNPFNMGACLDCHRNPEKKLPYLKQVNKGPEHCWACHR; encoded by the coding sequence ATGAGCAGTTTTATCGACTATCTATTACGAATACGGTTACCGATAGTGATATTCGTGGCGCTTGCGTCTTTTGTAACCACTTATTATGTCTCACGAGCCGAAAGAGACGGAGTCGGGTATGCACCTGATCAGCCGATCAATTTCTCTCATAAACTTCACGCAGGGACGATGAAGATAGACTGCCAATATTGCCATACAGGAGTGGAAAAAACAAGATTTGCAAGTATTCCGTCGGCTGCTGTCTGTATGAATTGTCATACGCAGGCAAGGACGGACCGACCCGAGATCATCAAACTCACCGAATATTACAAAGCAGGCAAGCCAATCCCCTGGAAACGAATTCACCGTACCGCTGAATATGCCTATTTCAACCACAGCGTGCATGTATCAAAAGGCATCGATTGCAAATCGTGCCACGGAGATGTTGCAAACATGGATAAAGTTTCGCAGGTTAATCCATTTAATATGGGTGCATGCCTCGATTGTCACAGAAATCCTGAGAAAAAACTTCCTTATCTGAAACAAGTAAACAAGGGGCCCGAGCACTGCTGGGCTTGCCACAGATAG